In the Theobroma cacao cultivar B97-61/B2 chromosome 1, Criollo_cocoa_genome_V2, whole genome shotgun sequence genome, one interval contains:
- the LOC108661373 gene encoding uncharacterized protein LOC108661373 → MPSYVKFVKGIFSKKRKLGEFETLALTEESSAVIQNKFPPKLNDPGSSINFMPIFVYQQLGLGEIKRTSVTLQLADRSFTYIYGILEDVLLKVGSSSELGNNEADEDEEED, encoded by the exons ATGCCAAGTTATGTGAAATTTGTGAAAGGCATCTTCtccaaaaagaggaaattagGTGAGTTTGAGACTCTTGCACTTACTGAGGAGTCCAGTGCCGTAATTCAGAATAAGtttccaccaaagcttaaTGATCCAG GTTCAAGTATAAATTTTATGCCTATTTTCGTTTATCAACAACTTGGTTTGGGAGAAATTAAACGCACTTCTGTGACTTTACAACTTGCTGATAGATCCTTCACCTACATTTATGGCATTTTGGAAGATGTTTTGCTAAAAGTTG GATCCTCTTCTGAGCTGGGCAATAATGAGGCAGATGAAGATGAGGAGGAAGATTGA